One part of the Armigeres subalbatus isolate Guangzhou_Male unplaced genomic scaffold, GZ_Asu_2 Contig1291, whole genome shotgun sequence genome encodes these proteins:
- the LOC134202583 gene encoding protein takeout-like, which produces MKVVVSGTAVTLLIVLSTSLAAQFPSDYTLCPKDDQKCIVERIGTTFTKHSVGIPGIDLVSLDPLKIQKMDIVQGGNGPINIVLNFKNVDLTGLSQSVVKKANGFTANPTKMELGILAPFTTLIGAYKINGKVLILPIQGEGRSNMTMENIHIQLKWTGKLVDREGKKFYQLDKLKATFDTTRFHMHFSNLFNGDKALGDNMNVFLNENWQDILKELKPAIIDAFVKIFQSVISGVFNKVPYDELFQ; this is translated from the exons CCTCCGATTACACGCTGTGCCCCAAAGACGACCAGAAATGCATTGTTGAGCGGATAGGCACAACGTTCACCAAACATTCCGTCGGTATCCCTGGAATAGATCTCGTCTCGTTGGATCCGCTGAAGATCCAAAAGATGGACATCGTTCAGGGCGGTAACGGACCGATCAACATTGTGCTCAATTTCAAAAATGTGGACCTAACGGGACTTTCGCAGAGTGTCGTTAAGAAAGCCAATGGCTTCACCGCCAACCCTACCAAGATGGAGCTCGGAATTTTGGCGCCGTTCACGACCCTGATCGGTGCATACAAAATCAACGGCAAGGTGTTGATTTTGCCTATCCAAGGAGAAGGCAGGAGTAACATGACCATGG AGAACATCCACATCCAGTTGAAGTGGACCGGTAAACTCGTGGATCGGGAAGGCAAAAAGTTTTATCAGCTGGACAAACTGAAGGCCACCTTTGACACGACCCGATTCCATATGCACTTCTCCAATCTTTTCAACGGAGATAAGGCCCTCGGAGATAACATGAACGTTTTCCTGAACGAAAACTGGCAGGATATTCTGAAGGAACTGAAACCAGCCATCATCGATGCATTCGTTAAGATCTTCCAGTCGGTGATATCCGGCGTATTCAACAAGGTTCCGTATGACGAGCTGTTCCAGTGA
- the LOC134202582 gene encoding uncharacterized protein LOC134202582, producing the protein MKWDESRLLMHILLVIFLVFQLFSSSILVSSPEETVVEDFFICRSCGHDVSLSNFLLNKHSPLALGFSNQTLSTGKKITVQEVQNTLGIRFKIVIVQQAYCAKIESWISLHSWFPGYAWKLCVCPKCRTHLGWMFEPIETATYDRYFPTEKGFYALIYNNIISEKYVNSLLMREKILREN; encoded by the exons ATGAAGTGGGATGAAAGTCGGCTCTTGATGCATATTTTGTTGGTGATTTTCCTCGTTTTTCAACTATTCAGCTCGTCGATTCTAGTGTCCTCTCCGGAGGAAACGGTGGTGGAAG ATTTCTTTATCTGTCGCTCCTGTGGACATGACGTCAGTTTGTCGAACTTCTTACTGAACAAACACAGCCCGCTGGCACTTGGCTTCAGTAATCAGACGTTGTCCACGGGGAAGAAAATTACCGTACAGGAGGTTCAGAATACGCTGGGAATTCGGTTCAAGATAGTAATCGTTCAACAAGCGTACTGTGCTAAAATCGAATCG TGGATATCGTTGCATTCGTGGTTCCCCGGTTACGCGTGGAAACTTTGCGTGTGTCCCAAGTGTCGAACGCATCTTGGATGGATGTTTGAGCCTATTGAAACTGCCACGTACGATCGTTATTTCCCAACCGAGAAGGGATTCTATGCGCTGATTTACAACAACATCATATCGGAAAAAT acGTAAACTCATTGCTTATGCGAGAAAAAATCCTGCGAGAGAACTAA
- the LOC134202577 gene encoding RNA guanine-N7 methyltransferase activating subunit, translated as MVDPKRHINILSEEDQLFLNECEEEFKDRFSEDDSAFVAYCAQPARAPPVLEPWQNRNFYGDGGGGRGRFNDRGGRGGGGRFNHHHNRNRDHRDRPYQPRGGRYNNNNRGGRDNNRYNSVGRNYSY; from the coding sequence ATGGTCGACCCAAAGAGACACATCAACATCCTCTCAGAGGAGGATCAGCTGTTCTTGAACGAGTGCGAAGAGGAGTTTAAGGATCGCTTTTCGGAGGACGATTCGGCCTTCGTGGCATACTGTGCCCAACCGGCTAGGGCACCGCCGGTCTTGGAACCGTGGCAGAATCGTAACTTTTATGGAGACGGCGGAGGCGGACGGGGCCGATTCAACGATCGGGGTGGCCGCGGCGGTGGTGGACGGTTCAACCACCATCACAATCGCAACCGCGATCATCGAGATCGACCGTATCAGCCGCGTGGAGGGCGGTACAACAATAATAACCGGGGTGGGCGGGACAACAATCGCTACAACTCGGTAGGTAGGAACTACTCGTATTAA